The following proteins are encoded in a genomic region of Dyadobacter sp. UC 10:
- a CDS encoding choice-of-anchor A family protein — protein MFVKRLLTSLLLLSAFSFNRIHAQSPTAAASRFNIFVLGDLTLAPNETEGPIAVGGNLISNQYQINFDKKHGAFFVDGVSIGLAVRGGVKLNSGTLQINGQNYLKIGNGTPNAADLNNLKIWYKDNNNAESTIRITDVSGGWDSQPNIQLNANVNDFKPGRKVGDSYNPIFENIFGTGGDQIDIDGAFITLTKRSGHLKDLKDNLPILNQNGGVIDGAEMGPYSNPNKFDQNPRIRVNPNTINVLTVSAEVWNSINNINFDYIPSGPQLGTTDEQYAAGGGKFGLIINIVDFPTFCASRGGNSSIKFPNVGGLSDSQGSYVIYNFPDATKKMTITGSVIHGTIFTPQAELIKGNNGNINGQIIAKKFAHNGDEIHFWPFIPAVPEPAEKTISVSASSKCEKNAPWLDYSITPSNFDATGKTAKIEWINSDGKIVHEDTDMPLSGSVLFPGASIDLEGNGVAWPGFEKNGSKWEEVEDRWTSLRKDGATIRVTVDPWKIINIKYPASTGTCFTSPPPITLPVTLASFTAENNNCNAELKWVVTEATDFSHFVVERSTDARNFQSLARIDYNASQKEYRFSDSPFSGETAPAKHYYYRLQQVDTDESFDYSVIRSVDAGSCDARLSVDFYPNPTQDEVNVKSFSAVKKLEIVSLSGKQVYFATPVPNQIEFKINVQAFAQGLYIVNVVNGEGKHTSKLLKK, from the coding sequence ATGTTCGTCAAACGTTTACTTACAAGCCTCCTTCTATTATCAGCGTTCAGTTTCAATCGAATCCATGCACAAAGTCCTACCGCAGCTGCCAGCAGATTCAATATTTTCGTCCTGGGTGACCTTACGCTTGCACCAAACGAAACAGAAGGGCCCATCGCGGTTGGGGGGAATTTAATTTCCAACCAGTATCAGATCAATTTCGACAAAAAACACGGAGCGTTCTTTGTCGACGGCGTCTCAATCGGACTTGCGGTTCGCGGTGGTGTAAAACTTAACAGTGGAACCCTGCAGATCAACGGGCAGAACTATCTTAAAATCGGAAACGGAACCCCGAATGCCGCTGATTTGAACAATTTGAAAATCTGGTACAAAGACAACAACAACGCTGAATCTACGATCCGCATTACCGACGTCAGCGGCGGATGGGATAGTCAGCCAAACATCCAGCTGAATGCCAATGTAAATGATTTTAAACCTGGTCGGAAAGTGGGTGACTCTTACAATCCAATTTTTGAAAATATCTTCGGAACCGGTGGGGATCAGATCGACATTGACGGCGCTTTTATTACGCTAACTAAAAGATCAGGACATCTGAAAGACTTAAAAGATAACCTGCCTATACTGAACCAGAATGGCGGCGTGATCGACGGCGCTGAGATGGGGCCTTATTCGAACCCCAATAAGTTTGATCAGAATCCCAGGATCAGGGTCAACCCAAACACAATCAATGTCTTAACTGTCTCGGCGGAGGTTTGGAACAGCATCAATAACATTAATTTCGATTATATACCCTCGGGCCCGCAACTTGGCACAACCGATGAACAATATGCAGCAGGTGGTGGCAAATTCGGCCTGATCATCAACATTGTAGACTTTCCAACTTTCTGTGCATCCCGTGGAGGTAACAGCAGCATCAAATTTCCAAATGTAGGCGGTTTGTCTGACTCACAGGGTAGCTATGTGATCTACAACTTCCCTGATGCTACGAAAAAAATGACCATTACAGGCAGCGTGATACACGGAACTATATTCACTCCCCAGGCGGAGCTCATAAAAGGTAACAACGGAAATATCAACGGTCAGATTATCGCAAAGAAATTTGCGCACAATGGCGATGAAATCCACTTCTGGCCGTTTATTCCCGCTGTTCCGGAGCCTGCCGAAAAAACAATTTCAGTAAGTGCCAGCTCCAAGTGCGAGAAAAATGCACCCTGGCTGGATTATAGTATCACTCCATCCAACTTTGACGCCACCGGTAAAACTGCCAAGATCGAATGGATTAATTCAGACGGTAAGATCGTTCATGAAGATACAGATATGCCTTTGAGCGGAAGCGTTCTTTTTCCAGGTGCATCTATCGACCTGGAGGGAAATGGAGTTGCCTGGCCCGGATTTGAGAAAAACGGCTCAAAATGGGAAGAAGTAGAGGATCGCTGGACCTCACTTCGCAAAGATGGTGCGACCATCCGCGTCACCGTAGATCCATGGAAAATTATTAACATCAAATATCCTGCTTCAACAGGAACCTGCTTCACCAGTCCTCCACCAATTACATTGCCGGTTACGCTTGCCAGCTTCACGGCAGAAAACAATAATTGTAATGCCGAGTTGAAATGGGTTGTTACTGAGGCCACTGACTTTTCTCACTTCGTAGTGGAGCGTTCAACAGACGCAAGAAACTTCCAGTCGCTTGCCCGCATCGATTACAATGCCAGCCAGAAGGAATACCGTTTTTCTGATTCGCCATTCTCTGGTGAAACTGCACCGGCAAAACATTATTACTATCGTTTGCAACAAGTTGACACCGACGAATCTTTCGATTACAGCGTAATCAGAAGCGTCGACGCAGGCAGTTGTGATGCAAGACTATCTGTTGACTTTTATCCGAACCCAACTCAGGATGAAGTAAATGTGAAAAGCTTTTCAGCTGTCAAAAAACTGGAAATCGTGAGCTTGTCCGGAAAGCAGGTTTACTTCGCCACGCCGGTACCAAACCAAATTGAATTCAAAATCAATGTGCAGGCATTTGCGCAGGGGTTATATATCGTGAACGTGGTAAATGGGGAAGGAAAGCACACTTCAAAGCTCCTGAAAAAATAG
- a CDS encoding MerR family transcriptional regulator, protein MSSYSIKDLERISNMKAHTIRIWEQRYGLLTPGRTDTNIRYYDDEQLKKLLNVCTLLNQGMKISRISQLNKRQMAEEIDKVIAGSFQSDNHVEAIVNQALIATATFDAAMFEEAFGNAVKKFGIKKTYEKVIYPLLVRTGLLWVKDDLLPSQEHFLSNLVRQKLFAAIDSLPLPENSSQKWLLYLNEQEDHEIGLLFANYLIRQRGQNVIYLGARVPHSDLAHVVKQCRPSHIYSFIIGNHDQLDDMLRKLITDFGDSMLCLSCGNPDMRKKISEYPITQIGSIDKLIEMLNDAE, encoded by the coding sequence ATGTCGTCATATTCTATCAAAGACCTGGAACGTATCAGCAACATGAAGGCGCACACCATTCGTATATGGGAGCAACGCTACGGCCTGCTTACGCCCGGGAGGACTGACACGAATATCAGGTATTATGATGACGAGCAACTGAAGAAACTACTGAATGTCTGCACGTTGCTGAACCAGGGCATGAAGATTTCGCGTATCAGCCAGCTTAACAAGAGGCAGATGGCTGAGGAAATCGATAAGGTTATAGCGGGCTCCTTCCAGAGCGATAACCACGTTGAGGCGATCGTAAACCAGGCATTGATTGCTACTGCAACATTCGACGCAGCCATGTTCGAAGAAGCATTCGGCAATGCGGTGAAAAAATTTGGAATCAAAAAAACATATGAAAAAGTTATCTACCCGCTGCTTGTCAGAACCGGGCTTCTGTGGGTAAAGGACGACCTGCTTCCTTCTCAGGAACATTTTTTATCGAACCTGGTCCGCCAGAAACTGTTTGCTGCAATCGATTCGCTCCCGCTTCCGGAAAATTCCTCTCAAAAATGGCTGCTGTATCTGAACGAACAGGAGGACCATGAAATCGGCTTGTTATTTGCGAATTATTTGATCCGGCAGCGCGGACAAAACGTAATATATCTCGGCGCGCGCGTGCCGCACAGCGACCTGGCACATGTCGTGAAGCAATGCAGACCTTCACATATATATTCATTTATAATCGGAAATCATGACCAGCTGGATGATATGTTGCGCAAGCTGATCACCGATTTTGGAGATTCGATGCTTTGCCTTTCCTGCGGCAATCCGGACATGCGCAAAAAAATTTCTGAATACCCGATTACGCAAATCGGATCAATTGATAAACTGATTGAAATGCTGAACGATGCAGAATAA
- a CDS encoding phytoene desaturase family protein: MQNKGQNTNTPARKIAVIGSGFSGMAAAALLAKAGNNVTVFEKNEMTGGRARTFSEGGFVFDMGPSWYWMPDVYERFFQKFGRTSADFYDLKKLDPGFAVIFGNAELIDIPGDFEEICALFESMEPGSAAKLRKFIAEGEFKYEVGMQDMVYKPGHSFTEFFSLGLLQKALKIQLFTSFSSHARQYFRDPRLLALIEFPVLFLGAMPRDTPALYSLMNFSGLKQGTYYPMGGFGKVAEAFQQIAESEGVTFRTGQRIEKLEISDGTIRQIRANGMLQNVDAVVGSADYQHIESTLLDPEYQMYPASYWESRTFAPSCLLFYLGISRKVDKLRHHNLFFDEDFGQHAVEIYKDKKWPTKPLFYVCCPSKTDPSVAPEGCENLFVLMPVATGLEDPEAIRERYFTLLMDRLEKFAGVPVREHIIFKRSYSVSDFKGDYNAYKGNAYGLANTLMQTAIFKPKMKSTKVTNLFYAGQLTVPGPGVPPAIISGQIAANELLKSLN; the protein is encoded by the coding sequence ATGCAGAATAAGGGTCAAAATACAAATACCCCGGCGCGGAAAATCGCCGTGATCGGATCGGGATTTTCCGGCATGGCGGCGGCGGCACTGCTGGCAAAGGCAGGTAACAATGTGACTGTTTTCGAAAAAAACGAAATGACAGGAGGGCGCGCGCGCACTTTTTCGGAGGGCGGATTTGTATTTGATATGGGCCCAAGCTGGTATTGGATGCCCGATGTTTACGAGCGCTTTTTTCAAAAATTTGGCAGAACATCCGCTGATTTCTACGATCTGAAAAAACTGGACCCCGGATTTGCAGTGATATTCGGCAACGCGGAGCTCATCGATATTCCCGGAGATTTTGAAGAAATATGCGCCCTTTTCGAAAGCATGGAACCCGGAAGTGCTGCGAAGCTCCGAAAGTTTATTGCAGAAGGTGAGTTCAAATATGAAGTCGGAATGCAGGATATGGTTTACAAACCAGGGCATTCCTTCACCGAGTTCTTCAGTCTCGGACTCCTGCAAAAAGCACTGAAAATTCAGCTATTCACCTCATTTTCATCACATGCGCGACAATACTTCCGCGATCCGCGCCTGCTGGCATTGATCGAATTCCCGGTCCTGTTCCTGGGCGCAATGCCGCGCGACACACCCGCATTATACAGCCTGATGAACTTCTCGGGATTAAAACAGGGCACTTATTACCCGATGGGCGGCTTTGGCAAAGTGGCCGAAGCATTCCAGCAGATTGCAGAAAGCGAGGGTGTGACATTTCGCACCGGCCAACGCATCGAAAAGCTCGAAATTTCAGACGGCACAATCCGGCAAATACGCGCCAACGGCATGTTACAAAACGTCGACGCGGTAGTGGGAAGTGCTGATTACCAACATATTGAATCAACTCTATTGGACCCGGAATATCAAATGTACCCGGCCTCCTACTGGGAAAGCCGGACGTTCGCTCCCTCCTGCCTGTTATTTTATTTGGGTATAAGCAGAAAGGTTGACAAGCTCCGGCACCATAACCTGTTTTTTGATGAAGATTTCGGGCAACACGCCGTGGAGATTTATAAAGACAAAAAATGGCCGACAAAACCGCTTTTTTACGTTTGCTGCCCATCTAAAACCGACCCTTCTGTTGCCCCTGAGGGTTGCGAAAACCTATTTGTGCTCATGCCTGTCGCGACCGGGCTGGAAGACCCCGAGGCCATCAGAGAAAGATATTTCACGCTTTTGATGGACAGGCTCGAAAAATTTGCAGGTGTGCCCGTCAGAGAACATATCATATTTAAAAGGAGCTATTCCGTGTCCGATTTCAAGGGTGACTACAATGCTTACAAAGGCAATGCTTACGGGTTGGCCAATACGCTGATGCAGACAGCCATTTTTAAACCAAAAATGAAAAGTACCAAGGTCACCAACCTCTTTTACGCCGGGCAACTGACGGTACCGGGTCCGGGCGTACCTCCGGCGATTATTTCCGGCCAGATTGCCGCCAACGAACTGTTGAAATCCCTAAACTGA
- the ruvC gene encoding crossover junction endodeoxyribonuclease RuvC, whose translation MIKLQQAEVPEKIIIGVDPGTQVMGYGVISVKNQQISLVQYGVIHLSKYTTHELKLKKIFERITQLIEDYLPDEMAIEDPFYGKNAQSMLKLGRAQGVAMAAALARNIPIVEYSPKKVKQSVTGSGSASKEQVAYMLEKILKIELSREFMDATDGIAIAICHQYHANSPASTATGSSPKSKKGGWGAFVNENPNRVK comes from the coding sequence ATGATAAAATTGCAGCAGGCCGAAGTACCGGAGAAGATTATTATCGGAGTGGATCCCGGTACTCAAGTGATGGGTTATGGTGTGATATCGGTCAAAAATCAGCAAATTTCTCTGGTTCAATATGGGGTCATTCATTTGAGCAAATATACTACCCACGAGTTGAAGTTGAAGAAAATCTTTGAACGCATTACCCAGCTGATTGAAGACTACCTGCCCGACGAAATGGCGATTGAAGATCCGTTTTACGGAAAGAATGCACAATCAATGCTCAAATTAGGAAGGGCGCAGGGAGTGGCAATGGCAGCTGCATTGGCGCGGAATATACCGATCGTCGAGTACTCTCCCAAGAAAGTGAAACAATCGGTGACCGGCAGTGGCAGTGCTTCGAAGGAACAGGTAGCATATATGCTGGAAAAAATACTGAAAATAGAACTGAGCAGGGAATTTATGGATGCTACCGACGGCATTGCGATTGCGATCTGCCATCAGTATCATGCCAATTCACCGGCCTCCACGGCAACCGGATCTTCGCCGAAGTCAAAAAAAGGTGGTTGGGGCGCATTCGTGAATGAAAATCCCAACCGGGTGAAATGA
- a CDS encoding XRE family transcriptional regulator — MKTQEIFWSVNIKFLRLRQKLSQEALAEKLGISRVKLNAHESGRTANPTIDDLINFSEFFRMSIDSILKIDLTKLSGQKIRDLEKGSELFMKGDQIRVLAITVDKEEQENIEYVPVHAKAGYRSGYADPEFLATLPRFNLPTVPRNGTFRMFPTVGDSMLPVPEGSDIITRYVQDWTAIKPETPCIVILKGDQDFVFKQVTINKDGTVLLQSFNKQYFAYTVPITDVIEFWEYYSFHSKQLPEPQSDMQQLMRMLQDMQNEIKEIKGKAVYK, encoded by the coding sequence ATGAAAACTCAGGAGATTTTTTGGTCGGTTAACATTAAGTTCTTACGTCTGCGTCAAAAATTGAGCCAGGAGGCCTTGGCGGAAAAGTTGGGGATCAGCAGGGTGAAGCTGAATGCGCATGAAAGCGGGCGCACGGCCAATCCGACGATCGATGACCTGATCAATTTTTCCGAGTTTTTCCGCATGAGCATTGACAGTATCCTGAAAATAGACCTTACTAAGCTCTCCGGTCAGAAAATAAGGGACCTGGAAAAAGGTAGTGAGCTATTTATGAAAGGCGACCAGATTCGCGTCCTGGCGATCACGGTCGATAAGGAAGAGCAGGAAAACATCGAATATGTTCCGGTCCACGCCAAAGCAGGTTACCGGTCAGGTTATGCAGACCCTGAATTTTTGGCGACATTACCGAGGTTCAATTTGCCCACCGTTCCCAGGAACGGAACGTTCAGGATGTTCCCTACTGTGGGAGATTCGATGCTGCCAGTGCCGGAAGGCAGCGACATTATCACGCGTTATGTTCAGGACTGGACCGCCATCAAGCCGGAAACCCCTTGTATCGTTATATTGAAAGGTGACCAGGATTTTGTTTTCAAACAGGTTACTATCAATAAGGATGGAACCGTGTTGCTGCAATCTTTCAACAAACAGTATTTCGCGTACACAGTGCCAATCACGGATGTAATCGAATTTTGGGAATACTATAGTTTCCACAGCAAGCAGCTTCCGGAGCCGCAGTCGGATATGCAGCAGCTCATGCGGATGTTACAGGATATGCAGAATGAAATCAAGGAAATAAAAGGTAAAGCTGTATACAAATAA
- a CDS encoding glycosyltransferase: protein MIEQYVLPWLLPLLWLFSVSYACFTLLLLFFWSKVKAPAAAPTVHGATVSVIIPVRNEAANILLLLTDLANQTLPADRFQVLVMNDNSTDATAALVKEFSEKSKIDIQLINLPDTPTSSPKKRAIETAIFIAKGSLIVTTDGDCRVGPNWLNAIATYYAATKAKLISSPVTFSKAGNLTDHLQIVEFASLIGSGASAIEAGYPSLCNGANLAYEKDVFSAVGGYDGVRHIASGDDEFLMHKIAAQYPGSVHFLKDQRAIVTTAPHHRWADFFRQRKRWASKWKHYQTPTPLVLAIYVFACNFSVILSGTLWISGKLDTGSFLAMLAFKNLPEWLFLSSVLRFLGKAGSIVFIPVTQMIYPFYVCFFGLAAQKPAYNWKGRKLV, encoded by the coding sequence ATGATAGAACAATACGTACTTCCCTGGCTTCTCCCCCTTCTCTGGCTTTTCTCGGTGAGCTACGCCTGCTTTACGTTGCTGCTACTGTTTTTTTGGTCAAAAGTCAAAGCTCCTGCCGCTGCGCCAACCGTACACGGTGCTACTGTTTCAGTTATCATTCCGGTCCGTAACGAAGCTGCTAATATTCTCTTGCTCCTGACCGACCTTGCCAATCAGACTTTGCCGGCCGATCGGTTTCAGGTACTGGTAATGAACGACAATTCGACTGATGCAACGGCTGCGTTGGTCAAGGAGTTTTCCGAAAAAAGTAAAATCGACATCCAACTGATCAACCTGCCGGATACCCCTACAAGCTCGCCTAAAAAGCGGGCGATAGAAACCGCGATCTTCATTGCAAAAGGCTCACTTATTGTTACCACAGACGGTGATTGCCGCGTTGGCCCCAACTGGCTGAATGCGATTGCGACCTATTACGCCGCTACGAAAGCGAAGCTGATCAGCTCGCCGGTCACGTTTTCGAAGGCAGGGAATCTTACTGATCATTTGCAGATCGTAGAATTTGCGAGTCTGATCGGCAGCGGTGCCAGCGCGATCGAAGCAGGTTACCCTTCCCTTTGTAACGGGGCAAACCTGGCTTACGAAAAGGATGTATTTAGCGCAGTAGGCGGTTACGATGGTGTAAGGCACATTGCTTCGGGAGACGACGAATTTTTAATGCATAAAATCGCCGCACAATATCCCGGATCCGTTCATTTTCTCAAAGATCAGCGCGCCATCGTCACCACTGCCCCACATCACCGCTGGGCCGATTTCTTTCGCCAGCGGAAACGGTGGGCCAGCAAGTGGAAGCACTATCAAACCCCCACACCGCTGGTTTTGGCCATATATGTTTTCGCTTGCAATTTCTCAGTAATACTAAGTGGTACTTTATGGATTTCCGGGAAGCTTGACACAGGCAGCTTTCTGGCGATGCTGGCATTCAAGAACCTGCCTGAATGGCTTTTTCTGAGTAGTGTATTGCGTTTTCTGGGTAAGGCAGGCTCTATCGTATTTATTCCCGTCACCCAAATGATCTATCCATTCTACGTATGCTTTTTTGGCCTGGCTGCGCAAAAGCCTGCATATAACTGGAAGGGCCGCAAATTGGTTTAG
- a CDS encoding lysylphosphatidylglycerol synthase transmembrane domain-containing protein: MVQDNELSPPKEKSARLNIFWAIKLVVTFLILSYIYKTFQNEQKGIGDVSEVFGDALTYTNLALFMLVLILVPVNWALESLKWQKLAQKVLQISFWEAFRGTLTGLAVGVAAPAQLGDTIGRVAALKSDRRLEAIGAALVSNGIQFSVSVAAGAIGWFQLMDRLAIPQVTKSAVSILITTIFILSFILVWFRKKLTNWQPGRPIFLKIHSYIRIIGTYSASELRWASAYGTLRYCVFLSQFVLALLLFEIPVGLPDLFACVSLIFLAKTLIPAINVLGDLGLREFTALVVFASYNLPPEKIIAATFMVWIVNVLGPILVGIYLIWKYKWKASR, from the coding sequence ATGGTGCAAGATAACGAACTCTCCCCTCCGAAAGAAAAATCCGCCAGGCTAAACATATTCTGGGCGATCAAGCTCGTAGTCACTTTTTTGATCCTGAGCTACATTTATAAGACTTTTCAAAACGAACAAAAAGGAATAGGCGACGTTAGCGAGGTCTTTGGAGATGCTTTAACTTACACCAATCTCGCTTTATTCATGCTGGTGCTAATCCTCGTTCCTGTAAACTGGGCATTGGAGAGTTTGAAATGGCAGAAACTGGCGCAAAAAGTTCTGCAAATCAGTTTTTGGGAAGCATTTCGGGGTACCCTTACCGGCCTTGCAGTAGGTGTAGCAGCACCGGCGCAGCTCGGCGACACGATCGGAAGAGTGGCTGCGCTGAAATCAGACAGGCGGCTGGAAGCAATTGGTGCGGCCCTGGTTTCAAACGGAATTCAGTTCAGTGTATCCGTTGCAGCAGGCGCGATCGGCTGGTTTCAGTTGATGGACCGGCTGGCTATCCCGCAGGTAACCAAATCCGCAGTCAGCATACTTATTACTACCATTTTTATACTGAGTTTCATTTTAGTCTGGTTCAGGAAAAAGCTCACAAACTGGCAGCCTGGCCGACCTATATTTCTCAAAATCCATTCTTACATCCGCATTATAGGGACTTATTCGGCATCTGAACTCCGCTGGGCCTCCGCATATGGAACCTTGCGTTACTGTGTTTTTTTGAGCCAGTTTGTCCTTGCACTATTGCTTTTCGAAATTCCGGTCGGTTTACCAGATCTGTTTGCATGCGTATCATTGATCTTCCTGGCGAAGACCTTGATCCCCGCCATTAATGTGCTGGGAGACCTGGGGTTACGGGAATTTACAGCGCTGGTTGTGTTTGCATCGTATAATCTGCCGCCTGAAAAGATCATCGCCGCCACATTCATGGTTTGGATCGTCAACGTATTGGGCCCGATCCTGGTCGGCATTTATCTGATCTGGAAGTACAAATGGAAAGCATCTAGGTAA